The Gilliamella apicola genome window below encodes:
- a CDS encoding ABC transporter ATP-binding protein: MSSPLLAVKQLTITLDNGNKLLDDISFTVNHHQCLGIVGESGSGKSLTCKAIIGLLESYFSVTGQILFKPQNANLAFDLLKQNKKTLNQMRGSVISIILQHPMSAFDPLYCIGKQVVETLQAHLIINKNDAIAKTIAMIENIGLEKPKEIYKKYPHQLSGGMLQRIMIGMALMLEPELIIADEPTTALDSISQFHILKMLGKIKSKTTMIFISHDLGVIHHIADEIIVMNKGKIVESGSRDQIFYHPKHEYTRYLINTRKQLLNKFNAVTYANHPNLILETI, encoded by the coding sequence ATGAGTAGCCCATTGTTAGCCGTAAAACAACTGACCATTACCCTTGATAATGGTAACAAGCTACTCGATGATATTTCGTTTACAGTCAATCATCATCAATGTTTAGGTATTGTTGGGGAAAGTGGCAGTGGCAAAAGTTTAACATGTAAAGCTATCATCGGCTTATTAGAATCTTATTTTAGTGTGACTGGGCAAATACTGTTTAAACCGCAAAATGCTAATTTAGCGTTCGATCTATTAAAACAGAATAAAAAGACGTTGAATCAAATGCGTGGTAGTGTCATTTCGATAATTTTACAACACCCAATGAGTGCATTTGATCCACTTTATTGCATTGGTAAGCAAGTGGTCGAAACCCTGCAAGCGCATCTCATTATTAACAAAAACGATGCTATTGCTAAAACGATAGCGATGATTGAAAATATAGGGCTCGAAAAACCCAAAGAGATTTATAAAAAGTACCCGCATCAGTTAAGTGGTGGCATGCTACAACGAATAATGATTGGTATGGCGTTAATGCTTGAGCCTGAACTTATTATCGCCGATGAACCGACAACGGCATTAGATTCGATTAGCCAGTTTCATATTCTAAAAATGCTTGGAAAGATCAAATCCAAAACGACCATGATCTTTATTTCTCATGATCTAGGCGTCATTCATCATATTGCCGATGAAATTATAGTGATGAACAAAGGTAAGATTGTTGAATCGGGGAGTCGTGATCAGATTTTTTATCATCCCAAACATGAATATACTCGTTACCTAATCAATACTCGCAAACAATTATTGAATAAATTTAATGCGGTTACTTATGCCAATCATCCAAACTTAATATTGGAGACAATTTAA
- a CDS encoding 5'-nucleotidase yields the protein MAYDLTSRLVIGLASSALFDLEESDKIFREQGEQKYREFQREHEDIPLEKGVAFPFIKRLLTLNKLSPNDPLVEVILLSRNDPDTGLRVMKSIENYQLNITRSVFLQGSSPLKYIPAFDIELFLSANMDDVTKAINDNYPAGKVLKGNIEDDPNDNELRIAFDFDGVIIDDEPESIYQASKNLNDFHENEKTKKEILHNPGPLINFIHRLVQIQKIEHERIKMDSTYKAILKIALVTARNAPSHERAIRTLRELGIEINEAFFLGGIDKNKVLEIMKPHIFFDDQELHLEKCSKILPSVHIPFGITNKK from the coding sequence ATGGCATACGATCTAACATCAAGACTGGTTATAGGTTTGGCATCTAGCGCTCTTTTTGATCTAGAAGAATCTGATAAAATTTTTAGAGAACAAGGAGAACAAAAATACCGGGAATTTCAAAGAGAACATGAAGACATCCCATTGGAAAAAGGTGTTGCTTTCCCATTCATTAAAAGACTTTTAACATTAAATAAATTATCTCCCAATGATCCGCTGGTGGAAGTTATTTTATTATCAAGAAATGATCCTGATACAGGATTAAGAGTAATGAAGTCAATAGAAAATTATCAATTAAATATTACTAGATCTGTATTTTTACAAGGTTCATCACCTTTAAAATACATTCCCGCTTTTGATATTGAATTATTTTTATCTGCAAATATGGATGATGTTACTAAAGCCATAAATGATAATTATCCAGCAGGAAAAGTACTTAAAGGGAATATTGAGGATGATCCAAATGATAATGAACTTCGTATCGCATTTGATTTTGACGGTGTGATAATCGATGATGAGCCAGAGAGTATATATCAAGCATCCAAAAATCTAAATGATTTTCATGAAAATGAAAAAACTAAAAAAGAAATACTTCACAACCCTGGACCATTAATTAATTTTATTCATCGTTTAGTTCAAATACAAAAAATTGAACATGAAAGAATAAAAATGGATTCTACATATAAAGCAATTTTAAAAATTGCTCTTGTAACAGCCAGAAATGCCCCTTCTCATGAAAGAGCTATAAGAACTCTAAGGGAATTAGGTATTGAAATTAATGAAGCTTTCTTTTTAGGGGGAATTGACAAAAATAAAGTTTTGGAAATTATGAAACCACATATTTTCTTTGATGATCAAGAGTTACATTTAGAAAAATGCTCCAAAATATTACCATCAGTACATATTCCATTTGGGATTACTAACAAAAAATAG
- a CDS encoding MATE family efflux transporter, translated as MTHSSTTNHQYQFKDYLKLVIPFILSTITTPLLGVVDTALVGHLPNPTFIAGIAIGTVIFNTIYWLFGFLRVSTTGFAAQALDDCLLLRSSLIRPLFIAIFLGLIFIIFQKLIFCASMHIIQPSQDVQHYADLYFSILIFGAPFVLINYVLVGWLMGISKVKAVLFLQVFINLLNIIMAMLFVWWMHWDIQGVAFATLIAQICCTLVGIWFIYRYLPKTKQKIDIKSILSWQSLKGVILVNTNLMIRTICLLTVTNHFISIGSTFNTEVLAANAVLFQIHYMMAYLFDGFANASSVFSGRAKGTKNIQLYNQTLRWSLQACIICPIILIAIWLAFDTAIIKLLTNQTEIITLSLQYQSWLMIFPIVAAGGLIYYGVFSGISYTSSIRDSMLLALLVWFIAQYFAVPVFGNNGLWFSYILFSLGRTLFLVIWIKQSKRYVLL; from the coding sequence ATGACCCATTCATCAACTACGAATCATCAATATCAGTTTAAAGATTATCTTAAGTTAGTTATTCCGTTTATTCTCTCAACTATTACCACCCCTTTACTTGGAGTGGTCGATACGGCTTTAGTTGGTCATTTGCCTAATCCTACCTTTATTGCTGGTATTGCCATAGGGACAGTAATATTTAATACCATTTATTGGTTATTTGGATTTTTAAGAGTCAGTACTACTGGTTTTGCCGCGCAAGCTTTGGATGATTGTTTATTATTAAGATCTTCTCTTATCAGACCTTTATTTATTGCTATCTTTTTAGGTTTGATATTTATTATTTTTCAAAAATTGATTTTTTGCGCCTCAATGCACATTATCCAACCTAGTCAAGATGTACAGCATTATGCGGATCTCTATTTTTCGATTTTAATTTTTGGAGCCCCTTTTGTTCTGATTAATTATGTCCTAGTGGGTTGGTTAATGGGGATATCAAAAGTTAAAGCCGTGCTATTTTTACAAGTCTTTATCAATCTATTGAATATTATAATGGCAATGCTTTTTGTTTGGTGGATGCATTGGGACATTCAAGGAGTGGCTTTTGCGACACTGATTGCCCAAATATGTTGTACTTTGGTCGGTATTTGGTTTATCTACCGATACTTACCCAAAACTAAGCAAAAAATAGATATAAAATCTATTTTGTCATGGCAATCATTAAAAGGGGTCATTTTAGTTAATACTAATTTAATGATCCGCACCATCTGTTTATTAACGGTAACTAATCACTTTATTTCGATTGGTTCAACATTCAATACCGAAGTATTAGCCGCTAATGCCGTTTTATTTCAGATTCATTATATGATGGCTTACCTATTTGACGGTTTTGCTAATGCTTCAAGCGTCTTTAGTGGTCGAGCTAAAGGAACTAAAAATATTCAACTTTATAATCAAACTTTACGATGGTCACTACAAGCTTGCATTATTTGCCCAATAATTTTGATTGCAATTTGGTTAGCCTTTGATACTGCAATTATAAAACTATTAACGAATCAAACTGAGATTATAACCCTATCGCTTCAGTATCAATCTTGGTTAATGATATTCCCTATTGTTGCAGCTGGAGGATTAATCTATTATGGCGTATTTTCAGGTATTAGCTACACCTCATCTATACGCGACTCAATGCTATTAGCGTTGTTAGTTTGGTTTATAGCACAATACTTTGCCGTACCAGTCTTTGGAAATAATGGATTATGGTTTTCTTATATTTTATTTAGTTTAGGCCGAACCCTGTTTTTAGTTATATGGATTAAACAATCCAAACGCTATGTTTTACTGTAA
- a CDS encoding nuclear transport factor 2 family protein has translation MSILKNSFVAISLLFIATGAIANDKATRDIAQEEKNKTLVVNFYNDFFNKHQISEAINSLTEDYKQHNPYVPDGREAVVTYFTAFFKEHPQSSARIVRSSVDGDLVWLHVHSKENEEDLGKAVLDIFRVKDGKIVEHWDVIQNVPANAVNSNTMF, from the coding sequence ATGAGTATTTTAAAAAACAGTTTTGTAGCAATATCATTATTATTCATAGCAACTGGTGCAATTGCTAATGACAAAGCAACTCGTGATATAGCCCAAGAAGAAAAGAACAAAACATTGGTTGTTAATTTTTATAATGATTTCTTTAATAAACATCAAATAAGCGAAGCAATAAATAGTCTTACTGAGGATTATAAACAGCATAATCCTTATGTTCCAGATGGTCGAGAGGCAGTTGTTACCTACTTTACCGCATTTTTCAAAGAACATCCTCAATCCAGTGCGCGCATTGTTCGTAGCTCTGTAGATGGAGATCTTGTTTGGCTTCACGTTCATTCTAAAGAAAATGAAGAAGATCTTGGTAAAGCGGTACTTGATATATTTCGTGTCAAGGACGGTAAAATTGTTGAACACTGGGATGTAATTCAAAATGTGCCTGCAAATGCTGTAAATTCTAATACCATGTTTTAA
- a CDS encoding TonB-dependent hemoglobin/transferrin/lactoferrin family receptor — protein sequence MKCKKTGLLLLFMSCSLHAESLIGKNPTPDKDDKQQVTNKSRSPNSANNNIQNDDIEDVITVIARSDSQDELKKINSVIAGRSTLSSRLIEQKQADNVAELLNTLPGVSSAGSVRPGGQTLNIWGFGKVEDVKIIVDGAQKGFQKYQQGSVFVEPELLKQVEVNKGPHDVKFGNGGFGGVVKMETKDAIDLLDPDQYVGALVKYSFHSNNHQNMVTSAVYGRTQDDMFDGLVYYTNRNSGNFKRPDGSRFVFSEDDMDTYMAKLNFRPNEEHTFTVSGIRSKRDSWQPWAAKYVEKMTPPTADQIKKYGYKAAWLRKLVKRDQTDESAQFKWNYQPTYNPFINFTLHTTYSKTKQHDTRPSKYNPVSSLGTMGNESWVSYTDKTVELENISIFSTGPIDNALKIGAQVHLHDRDTLMYYKGYEKKPNYNNGYFQPAYMPSGKQQNYSFYIQDELSIDTFVLTPSLRYDYVRNHGKQNYASAYNDPDPRFGHDYSPVNYSGWTPRFGAYWQTTQNIGFFSDISYAWQAPTIDETYEVQFTPKNGGSGKISATSRNLEKERNLSIRAGNILDFSNILLENDKLQIRNTLFRQQVKNEIFVTRGFNGSICGPGNSCPLGQSNYHNVPGKLVIHGFELEAFYDSRYWFASATYSIQKGERDSTPQATWMHNKTYVATIAPRTATLTTGFKIPEWNVRAGWNAQFVRKQDRTGLEDRNHDGIKDLGAYGLGRSSGYSIHNLFATWQPTFLPKAEVKLAVDNLFNKDYRLYLGENTYGLARNFKASFSYRF from the coding sequence ATGAAATGTAAAAAGACAGGTCTATTATTGCTCTTTATGAGTTGCTCTCTCCACGCGGAATCATTGATAGGTAAGAACCCTACGCCTGATAAGGATGATAAACAACAAGTAACCAATAAATCTCGTTCGCCTAATTCAGCTAACAATAATATTCAAAATGATGATATTGAGGATGTTATAACCGTTATTGCTCGGTCGGATTCTCAAGATGAACTGAAAAAGATTAATAGTGTTATTGCTGGTCGTTCTACATTATCTTCAAGACTAATTGAACAAAAACAAGCCGACAATGTGGCAGAATTACTCAATACATTACCTGGTGTAAGTTCTGCTGGTTCAGTAAGACCAGGCGGACAAACTTTAAATATTTGGGGATTTGGCAAAGTTGAAGATGTCAAAATTATTGTTGATGGTGCGCAAAAAGGCTTTCAAAAGTATCAGCAAGGTTCTGTGTTTGTTGAGCCTGAATTACTTAAACAAGTTGAAGTTAATAAAGGCCCACACGATGTAAAGTTTGGTAATGGAGGCTTTGGCGGTGTGGTTAAAATGGAAACTAAAGATGCGATAGATTTGCTCGATCCTGATCAATATGTTGGTGCTTTGGTGAAGTACAGCTTCCATTCTAATAATCATCAAAATATGGTGACAAGTGCCGTTTACGGGCGAACACAAGATGATATGTTCGATGGATTGGTTTATTATACCAATCGCAATAGTGGTAATTTTAAGCGACCTGACGGTTCCAGATTCGTCTTTTCAGAGGACGATATGGATACATATATGGCTAAGTTAAATTTCAGGCCTAATGAAGAACACACGTTTACTGTTTCGGGTATTCGTTCTAAGCGTGATTCATGGCAACCCTGGGCAGCTAAATATGTTGAAAAAATGACACCACCAACAGCTGATCAAATCAAAAAGTATGGCTATAAAGCTGCGTGGTTAAGAAAATTAGTCAAACGCGATCAAACTGATGAATCAGCACAATTTAAATGGAATTACCAACCAACCTATAATCCATTTATTAATTTTACTTTACATACTACTTATTCTAAAACCAAACAACATGATACGCGTCCGAGTAAATATAATCCCGTTTCATCTTTGGGTACTATGGGTAATGAAAGTTGGGTAAGTTATACAGACAAAACCGTTGAACTTGAAAATATCAGTATCTTTTCTACAGGACCAATTGATAATGCTTTAAAAATAGGTGCACAAGTACATTTACACGACCGTGATACCCTGATGTATTATAAGGGTTATGAAAAGAAACCTAACTATAATAATGGTTATTTTCAACCCGCTTATATGCCATCTGGTAAACAACAAAATTATAGTTTTTATATCCAAGATGAGCTTTCTATTGATACATTTGTTCTAACGCCGTCGCTTCGTTATGATTATGTTCGTAATCATGGTAAGCAAAATTATGCTTCAGCTTACAACGATCCAGATCCTCGCTTTGGTCATGACTATTCACCCGTGAATTATTCTGGTTGGACACCAAGATTTGGAGCTTATTGGCAAACAACACAAAATATCGGATTTTTTAGTGATATTAGTTATGCTTGGCAAGCTCCGACAATTGATGAAACATATGAAGTGCAATTTACCCCTAAAAATGGTGGTTCAGGTAAAATCAGTGCCACGAGTCGTAATTTAGAAAAAGAGCGTAACTTATCAATTCGGGCAGGTAATATCCTCGATTTTAGTAATATATTATTAGAAAATGATAAATTACAAATTAGAAATACTTTATTTAGGCAGCAAGTTAAGAACGAAATTTTTGTTACACGGGGCTTTAATGGTTCAATTTGTGGACCTGGTAATTCATGCCCGCTTGGTCAATCCAATTATCATAATGTTCCGGGGAAATTAGTAATACATGGCTTTGAATTAGAGGCTTTCTATGATAGCCGATATTGGTTTGCCAGTGCCACTTACTCTATCCAAAAAGGAGAACGAGATTCAACACCGCAAGCAACATGGATGCATAACAAAACTTATGTGGCAACGATTGCTCCGCGCACAGCAACCTTAACTACTGGTTTTAAAATACCTGAATGGAATGTTCGGGCAGGTTGGAATGCTCAATTTGTGAGAAAACAAGATCGCACAGGTCTTGAAGATAGAAATCATGATGGTATTAAAGATCTGGGCGCTTATGGTTTAGGGCGTTCATCAGGCTATTCAATTCACAATTTATTTGCAACATGGCAACCAACATTTTTACCGAAAGCGGAAGTTAAGTTAGCTGTTGATAATCTATTTAATAAAGATTATAGACTCTATTTAGGTGAAAATACCTATGGATTAGCGCGTAACTTTAAAGCTAGTTTTTCATATCGATTCTAG
- a CDS encoding winged helix-turn-helix transcriptional regulator: MTKQFDDTSSQFDHHCPIRDVLDRIGDQWSLLILKTLENRTIRFTALHKEIGDISRQMLSRTLKKLEKDGYIVRTIYAEAPPRVEYALSDLGQSFLKPMNALITWANDNHKAINLARRKS; this comes from the coding sequence ATGACTAAACAATTTGATGATACTTCAAGCCAATTTGATCATCACTGCCCAATCCGTGATGTGCTTGATAGAATTGGTGATCAATGGAGTTTATTAATTTTAAAAACACTTGAAAACCGAACGATACGTTTTACTGCATTACATAAAGAAATTGGTGACATTTCTCGGCAAATGCTTTCGCGCACATTAAAAAAACTAGAAAAAGATGGTTATATTGTTAGAACCATCTATGCCGAAGCCCCACCACGTGTTGAATATGCTTTATCAGATTTAGGACAATCATTTTTAAAACCCATGAATGCTCTTATTACTTGGGCTAATGATAATCATAAAGCTATCAACCTTGCCAGAAGAAAAAGTTAA
- a CDS encoding ABC transporter ATP-binding protein, which translates to MPPLLQVANVKKSFLQPNQRLFSNKKTTVIKGVSFDLKQGECLGIIGESGSGKSTLGKLILGLEKPDSGKIYFNGQDMSTRTWKKSAMRKNISAVFQDYNASVNPYFTAAQIIAEPLDIYEKLTKNDRKKRINVLLEQVGLDSSFYERLPHEMSGGQLQRVCIARAIACTPQFILFDEAVSSLDISVQTQILELLADLQKQLKLTSIFITHDLTTITYLCDKIAFFYKGEIVEFIDKIEQLSQVKNPYSKQLLESILGF; encoded by the coding sequence ATGCCACCGTTATTACAAGTTGCTAATGTGAAAAAATCTTTTCTACAACCTAACCAACGTTTGTTTAGTAATAAAAAAACGACAGTTATTAAAGGGGTATCGTTTGATTTAAAACAAGGAGAGTGTCTCGGTATTATTGGTGAAAGTGGTAGTGGGAAAAGTACATTAGGAAAGCTAATTTTAGGCTTAGAAAAACCTGACAGTGGCAAAATTTATTTTAATGGACAAGATATGAGTACTCGCACATGGAAAAAATCAGCCATGCGTAAAAATATCAGCGCGGTATTTCAAGATTATAATGCTTCTGTTAACCCCTATTTTACTGCCGCACAGATTATTGCTGAACCGCTTGATATTTATGAAAAGTTAACTAAAAATGATCGAAAGAAGCGTATCAATGTTTTATTAGAACAAGTAGGATTAGATAGCTCTTTTTATGAGCGGCTTCCACACGAAATGAGTGGTGGTCAATTGCAACGCGTCTGCATTGCAAGAGCGATAGCCTGCACTCCTCAATTTATTTTATTTGATGAAGCAGTAAGTTCATTAGATATTTCGGTCCAAACCCAAATTTTAGAACTACTTGCCGATTTGCAAAAACAGCTAAAATTAACCAGTATTTTTATTACGCATGATCTAACCACAATCACTTACCTTTGTGATAAAATTGCTTTTTTTTATAAAGGTGAAATCGTTGAATTCATTGATAAAATAGAACAATTAAGTCAAGTTAAAAATCCTTATTCTAAACAGTTACTTGAATCAATTTTAGGTTTTTAA